The following proteins are co-located in the Mesorhizobium australicum WSM2073 genome:
- a CDS encoding amino acid ABC transporter permease, whose translation MLYQDNVESEVLVHKPWFVASIFAVVLAVFLMFNLTGTTFGELMRPVIGDPAQSGIYGRFAIAFVIAIIFCLNIVLIGFVSLKVQIGVVWAELLVLFLAFFKSFNLSMPFIWENLPYLITQGAVTTIYISAVSLIFASIIAMIAAIAKLSSNGFAYAIASFYTSFFRGLPLLVQIYLIYLGLPQLGIFINAVPSGVLALSLCTGAYMTEIFRAGIQSIDRGQWEASRSMGFGFGLTMRRIILPQALPVIIPPMGNTFISMLKDSSLVSILGVWELTFLARTLGQPTFQHMEMLITAAIIYWIMSICLELVQSRIERHFARSKVR comes from the coding sequence ATGCTTTATCAGGACAACGTCGAGTCCGAGGTCCTCGTCCACAAGCCGTGGTTCGTTGCTTCAATTTTTGCCGTAGTGCTCGCGGTTTTTCTTATGTTCAATCTTACGGGCACCACCTTTGGCGAGCTCATGCGGCCTGTCATCGGCGACCCGGCGCAAAGTGGGATCTATGGTCGCTTCGCGATCGCGTTTGTGATAGCGATCATATTCTGTCTCAACATCGTTTTGATCGGTTTTGTTTCGCTGAAGGTGCAAATCGGTGTTGTCTGGGCCGAGCTACTGGTTCTGTTTCTTGCCTTCTTCAAGTCATTTAACCTGAGCATGCCCTTCATCTGGGAGAATTTACCATATCTGATCACGCAGGGAGCGGTTACGACGATCTATATCTCGGCGGTTTCACTGATATTCGCTTCGATCATCGCGATGATTGCCGCGATTGCAAAGCTTTCAAGCAATGGCTTCGCCTATGCAATCGCCAGTTTCTACACATCATTTTTCCGTGGCCTGCCGCTGCTGGTCCAGATTTACCTGATTTACCTCGGACTGCCGCAACTTGGTATCTTTATCAACGCCGTTCCTTCAGGCGTCTTGGCGCTGTCGCTTTGCACCGGAGCCTACATGACAGAAATTTTCCGTGCCGGTATCCAGAGCATCGACCGCGGCCAATGGGAAGCTTCGCGATCCATGGGTTTCGGCTTCGGTCTTACGATGCGTAGGATCATACTGCCGCAGGCGCTTCCGGTCATCATTCCCCCAATGGGAAACACGTTCATCTCAATGCTGAAGGACAGCTCACTCGTCTCCATCCTCGGTGTGTGGGAGCTCACGTTCCTTGCTCGCACACTCGGCCAGCCGACTTTTCAACACATGGAGATGCTCATAACGGCCGCAATTATATATTGGATTATGTCCATCTGCCTGGAACTGGTCCAGTCCAGGATCGAGCGCCACTTTGCTAGAAGCAAGGTGCGGTGA
- a CDS encoding transporter substrate-binding domain-containing protein, whose product MNRLITMIAAAASLAVASGGSPSRANAGEVLDRVLATKTLTVAVGPDWGPLSHLNDKHELDGSDIDLAKAIAKSLGVEVKFVTTNWDMIAAGKWQGRWDMGMGQMTPTKERAKLFEFVTYSYIPEVAIVHKDSKATKLSDLDGKVIGVGSGDVAESYAKHNFTPGWVTAKPVKYQFTPGELKIYQTDSLLYDDLRLGDGVRLDAVLNSDNGARNAIKAGYPIKILDEPLFSGPAAISILHGDKEFLDRVAAAVKTMRDDGTLAKQSMKWFGADYSVDR is encoded by the coding sequence ATGAATCGGCTTATAACGATGATTGCAGCTGCAGCCTCACTCGCAGTTGCGTCCGGCGGTAGCCCGTCCAGGGCCAACGCCGGCGAAGTTCTGGATCGCGTGCTCGCCACAAAGACGCTGACGGTGGCGGTGGGGCCGGATTGGGGACCCCTGTCCCATTTGAACGACAAACATGAGCTCGATGGTTCCGATATCGACCTTGCCAAGGCCATCGCGAAATCCCTTGGCGTGGAGGTAAAGTTCGTAACGACGAACTGGGATATGATAGCGGCAGGCAAGTGGCAGGGCCGTTGGGATATGGGCATGGGTCAAATGACGCCTACGAAGGAACGTGCCAAACTATTTGAGTTCGTCACTTACAGTTACATTCCAGAGGTAGCCATCGTACACAAGGATAGTAAGGCGACGAAACTTTCCGACCTCGACGGCAAGGTTATCGGTGTCGGATCGGGCGACGTGGCAGAGTCCTATGCCAAACATAACTTTACGCCCGGATGGGTCACCGCTAAACCAGTAAAGTACCAATTTACACCTGGCGAGCTGAAGATTTACCAAACGGACAGCCTTTTGTACGACGACCTTCGCCTGGGAGATGGAGTACGGCTTGATGCGGTGCTTAACTCTGATAACGGGGCTAGAAATGCGATAAAGGCCGGGTATCCAATTAAGATCCTTGACGAGCCGTTGTTCTCGGGGCCGGCTGCTATTTCCATTCTCCATGGCGACAAGGAATTCCTCGACAGGGTTGCGGCTGCCGTGAAAACGATGAGGGATGATGGCACCCTCGCCAAGCAGTCCATGAAATGGTTCGGCGCGGACTACAGCGTCGACAGATAA
- a CDS encoding amino acid ABC transporter ATP-binding protein — protein MSDTVIEAKNVSKWYGTFRALTDVNLTVRKGERIVICGPSGSGKSTLIRCFNRLEAHQEGEITVNGIRLHNKMRDLAEVRTNVGMVFQHFNLFPHMTVLMNCMAAPMWIKGMSEAEAKKIALKFLERVRIPEQANKFPGQLSGGQQQRVAIARSLCMEPAVMLFDEPTSSLDPEMVAEVLETMTSLAREGMTMVCVTHEMGFARSVADRVIFMDAGRIVEEGKPHDFFTKPQHERTKLFLHQILSH, from the coding sequence GTGAGTGATACAGTTATCGAAGCTAAGAACGTCTCGAAGTGGTACGGCACCTTCAGAGCATTGACTGACGTCAATCTCACGGTCCGCAAGGGCGAACGCATCGTTATCTGCGGCCCCTCCGGATCGGGAAAGTCGACGCTAATCCGCTGCTTTAATCGGCTCGAGGCGCACCAAGAGGGCGAGATCACTGTCAATGGGATCCGGTTGCATAACAAAATGCGCGACCTGGCTGAGGTTCGTACGAACGTCGGCATGGTGTTCCAGCACTTCAATCTCTTCCCGCATATGACGGTGCTGATGAACTGCATGGCAGCGCCGATGTGGATTAAGGGTATGTCAGAGGCCGAGGCAAAGAAGATCGCGCTAAAATTCCTCGAGCGCGTACGCATACCCGAGCAGGCGAACAAATTCCCTGGTCAACTCTCCGGAGGACAACAGCAGCGCGTCGCAATTGCCCGCTCGCTCTGCATGGAGCCTGCGGTCATGCTTTTCGACGAGCCGACCTCGTCTCTCGATCCGGAGATGGTCGCTGAGGTGCTCGAGACCATGACCAGTCTCGCGCGCGAGGGCATGACGATGGTCTGCGTCACCCACGAGATGGGTTTCGCGCGCTCCGTCGCCGATCGCGTCATCTTCATGGATGCAGGCCGGATCGTCGAGGAAGGCAAGCCGCACGACTTCTTCACCAAGCCTCAGCACGAAAGAACAAAGCTCTTCCTCCATCAAATCTTGTCGCACTGA